A stretch of DNA from Halorubrum sp. BOL3-1:
CGTCGCTCGGGCGGCTAGCGATCGTGGTCCACGCGACTGCGGGCCTGTGCGACCCCGGCTACGAGGGCCAGATCACCCTCGAACTCTCGAACCTCGGCACCGCCCCGGTGGCGCTCTCGCCGGGGATGCGCGTCTCGCAGCTCACCTTCACGGAGCTGAAGAACGCCGCCGACCGCCCGTACGGCGCCGAACGCGGCTCCAAGTATCAGGGACAGGACGGCCCGCAGGCCTCCCGGATCGGGGACGACCCCGAGTTCGCGGGCGACGATGGGGGCGCCGCCGACGGCGAGGGGGCGGAGCGCTCGGAGGGAGAGCCATGAGGTTCGTCGAGGAGGTCGTCGTCGACGAGTTCCTCCCGACCGTCCGCTCGATGCTCGCGGAGGACCTC
This window harbors:
- the dcd gene encoding dCTP deaminase → MILSDADILGRLAEGDLAVEPLDDVDKQVQPASVDLRLGERFLEFQRTNIPCIHPTEADEVGEYVTETTVPEGDEFILHPGDFVLGTTVERVAIPDDLVAHVEGRSSLGRLAIVVHATAGLCDPGYEGQITLELSNLGTAPVALSPGMRVSQLTFTELKNAADRPYGAERGSKYQGQDGPQASRIGDDPEFAGDDGGAADGEGAERSEGEP